ACCTACATTTGAAAATGAATCCGGGggaataaataatgaaacttTGAAATAATGAGCTTTGTTCAGAATATTTTAtgtgcacagaaaaaaaattttttttgaatcaagtatataattttgaagaacttaatatttttgatttgagaagaaaaattcttgatttgaggaaattttccttaattcaagaatttttcgtcttgattcaagacaattaccctcttcaaaattatattcttggttaaagaatttttctcttgaatcaagttaattttttttttcagtgtgggtGATATTTGACTAATTATTGTTTTCTAGTGTAATGGTagacaattaataattaagcgTCATAATAATTCTACGGAAAGTTTAGTcaacttttttgttttttttactgaaaaaataaaaaattacagagaCGTTTGAAAAGTCACGATGCGGCTACAAGTTTGGTGAACCTTTCAAAAGACCAAGGGGCGCCACCGTGTGTTCACATAATTTATTATGCACGTTTACGTCACGCTTTATTACCAACAGAAGTGAAATGTTTCGTCTTATCGATGAAGGGTCTAACAAGACTTCTCGAAAAAATGTCTACATTATCTATGCTTGTGGCCATGAATTTAGAGATTTCTGTAAAATAATGAATACCTACGATGAaaatttacgaaaaatttttgattttggaaagtaaataattaaaaatattgcacCGAGCTTCTTCAATCaataataaactattattttattaaataagtatgtgtttctaatatttttattaatataattattaataatcaggtattacaataattatgataTAATCCATcacaataaaaagaaaaaaaatatttttatcagtacACAATTAATCCCAATTATAAATCTATGCATCtatacaattgaaaaaaatcatcaaaccAATTATTGAGCTTAATATCTCCCAGAACGTCCATCTCTGCTCTTTTCATCCCTGCCTCCTTTGCGTCTTTCCTTCGATCGTGATCGTCGCTCTCGCGATCGTGACCTCCGTTTTCGCTCCCGACCTCGCGATTTTGAACGTGATCGCGATCGACCTTTTCCACCTTTCCTGCGACTGTATAAGTATCGTCTCAGTTCTCGTGAAATCGGTTTCAAGTGCATGAAATTGCAGAACCCTGACCTGGTGCATTCGCTAAAATGAGaacaattatcttaaaaatccataacaaaatttgatttaattttgtttacaggtataaaatatttataacgctatttttacaaatttataaacaaaggAAATAGTATAATACCCCATTTCATATTGACGGCAGCAGGCCTCTCGAAAATCAGTAACTGGAGATAATTCTGCGTAAACGGGTCGGCCTCCAAACCACCGGTTGTTTAAATTACTTACAGCTTTTTCAGCATCCTCTTCACGCCggaatttaatataaacattACCAACCAAATGATCACCCAGATTATCACATACATTCATTTCTTCGATTTCTCCATACTTATCTTCGCACTCGACAAATACATCctcgaaaaaattatcataatgcTCTTGCATTTCTTCATCACTCACGTTGGCAACCactaaaatgattattatggatgattataaacttttctttgaattttttatactcaaatcttcaatcaaattttttaatgatgaattgttattttaattaagttatttaaatttaattcatcaattttttaattttcaaacatttaatgaatatttactcaaaatagaagaatttgattttttcaatcaaagtGTTCATTAAatcaattgttaatttaagatattttcaaaaatcagaaGTAAATTTGTACCTTActcgaaaatattaaaatacttaCAATGAGATCCATCGGCACTTTTTGCTGAATTTTGTGGATTAACATAAAGATTTTGGAGCAAACatgtctaaataaaaaaaaaaaaatttcttttaaatggATTTCAGCTGAAATGATCAAAATCTAAATGATCTAGAtcataataagtaaaaaattgttaaaaattttctaattttcaattttacctGACTGAATGTCGGCTTATTGTGAATACGTGAACACCTATCGCCGTGACGGCAAGCTCCGATTTTGAAGTAAAAGGAACAGTTAACTCTGAAATATTAAgagagttattaaaaaaaaaatacacacacCCTCATcaattagtataaaaaatagaattcatAACAAATGTACACTTACTTATCTTTTTCGGTACCGAAAATTGAGGCGAGATACTCAGCCATAATTAAAGGCCTTCTCCCACACTCACACTCGTTTGGATTTAGAgaacttataaataaacattaaaaaacgtCCAAGAATAAtgcatacaaataaattagcaCTGCGCCGAGACGCCAAAATGTCTATTCCAACGTactgatgtttttttttttcaaccagAAATGACAATAATACGCCGAAAAATACCCTAGATTCCGAGAAATCGCTTCCAGGAGCTGAAACAGACTCTCAGATGGCGCTGGCAACTCAAAACAAGCCATCGACAAACTTCTTTATCAACCAACTTGGTATCGAGCGCAATATGAGACaatttcaaatgaaaaatgtAATGCAGGTAAATACGTATGTGTAATGTGTACATATGTTATCTTGCACTGAGTACATTGATTTACACTTTAACTTGCAGCACGTTGTGATGACTCATCACTAAAGCGAATCTGTATTATGACAGCGTGTACACGCTACTGCATGATGTAACTCACAATTTTCATTTAGCGGGCTTATAAGTGGGGTTGCTCACGAGAAAAACGTTTGAATCATGATTACGGACGattgttattgataaaaattgtatCTAGGGTGGTCGTATATGCTCTACATGACTCatttaatcgattttttttatttgcatactaaatattttattttctagccAGTTGTATATTCTTCTgatcaataaaacaaaaaattgaccctaattaaatttttatagaaaaaaattataaggaacttggatttatttttttattcattctaataaaaaaatcgataaaaaatatttacaatatgattaaataatttagaaccacataaaaaaatcacatatgcgtaaaaaattaatttataataattttgtacggtaaaaaatgatttttttaatattttatgaaagttcaatctttaaaaatgatcaattaatttttgagagCTGttattaatactaaaaaaaaattcaaattaagtgaataatataaattttcctcTCAAAGAATGAAAAgactgtataaaaaattatttagtaaaacaCAGTTGATAAAACAAGAACATTGGCcgataaaatgtaaatttatcgTTCGTCAAAAGCTGACTAATATAAACCTCATGTGTCAAGAGTAAtagagatttttttatcaattatcgCACTTTCGTCCTCTGTATCATACGTGCGTATATAATGCTTGAAGTTATATTTAGAGAATAAAAACACAAAGTAATATAAGAGTAAACACAATTATACATTTGCATAGTAACAGAATGATTCAACACGCTTGGTATTGTGACGAGAGTAACTAATTACCACTACAGTTAAGTGTAACTAATTATTTCGACTGCTCACGAGCGTACAATTTTCCACGCATACTCCGCGTAGTGTGCATTTAtggttatttatatttacaattgCATTCATGAATCAAATTGCCAAGAGATTTGTTTTAGAATAACAACGCAACTGTTAAGGATGGTCGCGTGGCCCGATTTGTCATTTAACGAAACAAACTAAACCGCggaaatgtaattatttaaagttgaGACATAAATGTAAACGTTGTTTTCGCAAATGTATAATGAAAAGTAATTGTAGTTACAATAACAATAGTATTGGATAGTCGTAAAGAGAAACGTCGTGTGCCGgaagataataaaaagtttgtttTCACACGATAATACttcaattagaaaatttatcattttttatttcttcgaaatttagttatattaattaaataatttgattaagGTCAGAATACAAAATTCTagtgatttttttcttgtcaaaGTCCGGcgtgattatttttataaaataaagtgactcactta
This genomic interval from Cotesia glomerata isolate CgM1 linkage group LG1, MPM_Cglom_v2.3, whole genome shotgun sequence contains the following:
- the LOC123261574 gene encoding splicing factor U2af 38 kDa subunit-like, whose amino-acid sequence is MAEYLASIFGTEKDKVNCSFYFKIGACRHGDRCSRIHNKPTFSQTCLLQNLYVNPQNSAKSADGSHLVANVSDEEMQEHYDNFFEDVFVECEDKYGEIEEMNVCDNLGDHLVGNVYIKFRREEDAEKAVSNLNNRWFGGRPVYAELSPVTDFREACCRQYEMGECTRSGFCNFMHLKPISRELRRYLYSRRKGGKGRSRSRSKSRGRERKRRSRSRERRSRSKERRKGGRDEKSRDGRSGRY